In one window of Streptomyces sp. FXJ1.172 DNA:
- a CDS encoding ABC transporter permease produces MPESLTRAVRWDTVVGALLVVLLLLSSGCVDGFANALNLSFLIGNTLPIALIALPMTLLVVCGEIDLSVASTAGLSGAVMGKLWNEGMAIETIIPLCLLLGVVCGLVNGLLVTRLGLPSLAVTIGTLAAYRGVAQIVLGSDAVTDFPSQYLDFASGRLGNTFLPQAFWPFLVLFAVAVVVLHATPFGRSLFAVGANEEAARFAGIRVKRTKLILFVVTGFMSALTGVFWALHYASARYDNATGLELSVVAAVLLGGIDFDGGKGTLGGAIAGVFLLGALQNVMSLLNVSAQSQIVVTGVLLVVSVLGPRVARQISAVRARRTAASAPAS; encoded by the coding sequence GTGCCTGAGTCACTGACCCGCGCCGTCCGCTGGGACACGGTCGTCGGCGCACTGCTCGTCGTCCTGTTGCTGCTGTCGTCCGGCTGCGTGGACGGTTTCGCAAACGCGCTGAACCTGTCGTTCCTGATCGGCAACACCCTGCCGATCGCGCTGATCGCGCTGCCGATGACCCTGCTCGTGGTCTGCGGCGAGATCGACCTGTCGGTGGCGTCCACGGCCGGGCTGTCCGGGGCGGTGATGGGCAAGCTCTGGAACGAGGGCATGGCCATCGAGACGATCATCCCGCTGTGCCTGCTGCTCGGCGTGGTGTGCGGGCTGGTCAACGGCCTGCTCGTCACCCGGCTCGGCCTGCCGTCCCTCGCCGTCACCATCGGCACCCTCGCCGCCTACCGGGGCGTCGCCCAGATCGTGCTCGGCTCCGACGCGGTCACCGACTTCCCCTCCCAGTACCTGGACTTCGCCTCCGGCCGGCTCGGCAACACCTTCCTGCCGCAGGCGTTCTGGCCCTTCCTGGTGCTGTTCGCCGTCGCCGTGGTCGTCCTGCACGCCACCCCGTTCGGCCGGTCGCTGTTCGCCGTCGGCGCGAACGAGGAAGCGGCGCGCTTCGCCGGGATCCGGGTGAAGCGGACCAAGCTGATCCTGTTCGTCGTCACCGGGTTCATGTCGGCGCTCACCGGTGTCTTCTGGGCGCTGCACTACGCCAGCGCCCGGTACGACAACGCCACCGGACTCGAACTCTCCGTCGTGGCCGCCGTGCTGCTCGGCGGGATCGACTTCGACGGCGGCAAGGGGACACTGGGCGGTGCGATCGCCGGGGTGTTCCTGCTGGGTGCGCTGCAGAACGTGATGAGTCTGCTGAACGTCTCCGCGCAGTCCCAGATCGTCGTCACCGGTGTGCTGCTGGTCGTCTCCGTGCTCGGCCCCCGGGTCGCACGTCAGATCTCCGCCGTGAGGGCGCGCCGCACCGCCGCCTCGGCTCCGGCCTCGTAG
- a CDS encoding ABC transporter permease, translating into MTVTTPDRTPVAEDRRSGGTRLVDRVFRMRELAILVVFLVMIALTQAGNSQFLSQQGIKDLLLNATILVLVATGQSLVVITRNVDLSVGSTLGITAFAAGTYLQGGGNAVVAILLAVLLGIGLGLLNGLLVSLGQVPALVVTLGTLYIIRGVDSIWVGSRQITAAGLPGGFVDFGSGGVLAIPWLAVIALVVLVATAYYLKHFGGGRELYALGSNPEAARLAGIPVRRRILAAYTFCGALAGLAGAMYLARFGNVDSGTGNGYELTVVSAVVVGGVVFTGGSGSVYGAALGALLLTSVNSVLPALGVSSVWVLAINGVLLLLAIAVDRIVAVRVAAALKKKPDRHKTALPKENAGA; encoded by the coding sequence ATGACGGTCACCACTCCTGACCGGACCCCCGTCGCCGAGGACCGCCGGTCCGGCGGGACCAGGCTGGTCGACCGCGTCTTCAGGATGCGCGAACTCGCCATCCTCGTCGTCTTCCTGGTGATGATCGCGCTCACCCAGGCCGGCAACAGCCAGTTCCTGTCCCAGCAGGGCATCAAGGACCTGCTGCTGAACGCCACGATCCTGGTGCTGGTCGCCACCGGCCAGTCCCTCGTCGTCATCACCCGAAACGTCGATCTGTCCGTCGGCTCCACCCTGGGCATCACCGCCTTCGCCGCCGGCACCTACCTCCAGGGCGGCGGGAACGCCGTCGTCGCGATCCTCCTCGCGGTGCTGCTCGGCATCGGCCTCGGGCTGCTCAACGGGCTGCTGGTCAGCCTCGGCCAGGTGCCCGCACTGGTCGTCACGCTCGGCACCCTGTACATCATCCGCGGCGTCGACTCCATCTGGGTCGGCTCCCGCCAGATCACGGCGGCCGGCCTGCCCGGCGGATTCGTCGACTTCGGCTCCGGCGGCGTCCTGGCGATCCCCTGGCTCGCCGTCATCGCCCTCGTGGTCCTCGTCGCCACCGCCTACTACCTCAAACACTTCGGCGGCGGACGGGAGTTGTACGCCCTCGGCTCCAACCCCGAGGCCGCCCGGCTGGCCGGCATCCCGGTGCGCAGGCGGATCCTGGCCGCCTACACCTTCTGCGGTGCGCTCGCCGGACTCGCCGGGGCCATGTACCTGGCCCGGTTCGGCAACGTCGACTCCGGCACCGGAAACGGCTACGAACTCACCGTCGTCAGCGCGGTCGTGGTCGGCGGTGTCGTCTTCACCGGCGGCTCGGGCAGCGTCTACGGCGCGGCCCTCGGCGCCCTCCTGCTCACCTCCGTCAACAGCGTGCTGCCCGCGCTCGGCGTCAGCTCCGTGTGGGTGCTCGCCATCAACGGCGTCCTGCTGCTCCTCGCGATCGCCGTCGACCGGATCGTCGCGGTACGCGTGGCCGCCGCCCTGAAGAAGAAGCCGGACCGGCACAAGACCGCCCTGCCGAAGGAGAACGCCGGTGCCTGA
- a CDS encoding sugar ABC transporter ATP-binding protein has product MTHPPDTGQAPVLALKGVSKSFGAVRALRDVSLELLPGEVHALAGENGAGKSTLIKTLAGVHRPDTGQVLLDGGPVVFHGPGDARDAGIAVIYQEPTLFPDLSIAENIYMGRQPRRALGRIDHKATRAATVALMKRLGVDLDPARPARGLSIADQQIVEIAKALSFDARVLIMDEPTAALTGSEVARLFGVVRTLSEQGAAVLFISHRLEEIFRICHRVTTLRDGARIAGELLEGMTEDDLVRRMVGRDLDELYPKQEVRPGQVALSVRRLTREGVFTDVSFEVRRGEIVGLAGLVGAGRSEVARAVFGVDRWDAGEVEIDGCRLTGGAPSTAMAAGLALVPEDRRAQGLVMDMSIERNIALTGLRTTVKAGLVDRGAERSRSLDWAVKLQVKYARIADAVATLSGGNQQKVVLAKWLSTGPKVLIVDEPTRGIDVGTKAEVHRLLSQLAADGVAVLMISSDLPEILGMADRVLVMHEGRITAEIPRAEATEETVMAAATGRAA; this is encoded by the coding sequence ATGACCCACCCGCCCGACACGGGACAGGCGCCGGTGCTGGCGCTGAAGGGCGTCTCCAAGTCCTTCGGTGCCGTACGCGCTCTCAGGGACGTCTCCCTGGAGCTGCTGCCCGGCGAGGTGCATGCCCTTGCCGGCGAGAACGGCGCGGGCAAGTCGACGCTGATCAAGACCCTCGCCGGGGTGCACCGGCCGGACACCGGCCAGGTACTGCTCGACGGCGGGCCCGTCGTCTTCCACGGCCCCGGCGACGCCCGCGACGCCGGGATCGCCGTCATCTACCAGGAGCCCACGCTCTTTCCCGACCTGTCCATCGCCGAGAACATCTACATGGGCCGCCAGCCCCGGCGGGCCCTCGGCCGCATCGACCACAAGGCCACCCGCGCGGCCACGGTCGCCCTGATGAAACGGCTCGGCGTCGACCTCGACCCCGCCCGGCCCGCCCGGGGGCTGTCGATCGCCGACCAGCAGATCGTGGAGATCGCCAAGGCCCTCTCCTTCGACGCCCGGGTCCTGATCATGGACGAGCCGACGGCCGCCCTGACCGGCAGCGAGGTCGCCCGGCTCTTCGGGGTCGTGCGCACCCTGAGCGAGCAGGGCGCCGCCGTGCTGTTCATCTCCCACCGCCTGGAGGAGATCTTCCGGATCTGCCACCGGGTGACCACCCTGCGGGACGGCGCCCGGATCGCCGGCGAGCTCCTCGAGGGCATGACCGAGGACGACCTGGTCCGCCGGATGGTCGGCCGCGACCTGGACGAGCTGTACCCCAAGCAGGAGGTGAGGCCCGGCCAAGTCGCGCTCAGCGTACGGAGGCTGACCCGCGAGGGCGTCTTCACCGACGTCTCCTTCGAGGTGCGGCGCGGTGAGATCGTCGGTCTTGCCGGGCTGGTGGGCGCCGGCCGCAGCGAGGTGGCCCGCGCCGTGTTCGGCGTCGACCGGTGGGACGCGGGCGAGGTCGAGATCGACGGGTGCCGGCTCACCGGCGGCGCGCCCTCCACGGCGATGGCCGCGGGCCTGGCCCTCGTCCCCGAGGACCGCCGCGCCCAAGGCCTGGTGATGGACATGTCCATCGAGCGGAACATCGCCCTGACCGGGCTGCGTACGACCGTGAAGGCCGGGCTGGTGGACCGGGGCGCCGAACGCAGCCGGTCCCTGGACTGGGCGGTGAAGCTCCAGGTGAAGTACGCCCGGATCGCCGACGCCGTCGCCACCCTCTCGGGCGGCAACCAGCAGAAGGTCGTCCTCGCCAAATGGCTGTCCACCGGCCCGAAGGTGCTCATCGTGGACGAGCCGACGCGCGGGATCGACGTCGGCACCAAGGCGGAGGTGCACCGGCTGCTGTCCCAGCTCGCCGCCGACGGGGTGGCGGTGCTGATGATCTCCTCGGACCTGCCCGAGATCCTCGGCATGGCCGACCGGGTGCTGGTGATGCACGAGGGCCGGATCACCGCCGAGATCCCCCGCGCCGAAGCCACCGAGGAGACCGTGATGGCCGCAGCCACCGGGAGGGCCGCATGA
- the rhaI gene encoding L-rhamnose isomerase, whose product MTDLAAVKAALKTQAVETPSWAYGNSGTRFKVFAQAGVPRDPWEKLQDAAKVHEFTGVAPTVALHIPWDSVEGPDGYAELAKYAEERGLRLGAINSNTFQDDAYKLGSICHPDAAVRRKAVGHLLECVDIMDATGSRDLKLWFADGTNYPGQDDIRARQDRLAEGLAEVYERLGEGHRMLLEYKLFEPSFYTTDVPDWGTAYAHCLKLGDKARVVVDTGHHAPGTNIEFIVATLLREGKLGGFDFNSRFYADDDLMVGAADPFQLFRIMCEVLRGGGFPADVAFMLDQCHNIEAKIPAIIRSVMNVQEATGKALLVDWPALAEAQAAGDVLGANAVLMDAYGTDVRPLLREVREEMGLDPDPLAAYARSGWAERIVAERVGGQQAGWGA is encoded by the coding sequence GTGACCGACCTCGCCGCGGTGAAGGCCGCGCTCAAGACCCAGGCCGTCGAGACGCCGTCGTGGGCGTACGGGAACTCGGGCACCCGCTTCAAGGTGTTCGCCCAGGCCGGCGTGCCCCGCGATCCGTGGGAGAAGCTCCAGGACGCGGCGAAGGTGCACGAGTTCACCGGTGTCGCCCCGACCGTCGCCCTGCACATTCCCTGGGACAGCGTCGAGGGCCCCGACGGATACGCGGAGCTGGCGAAGTACGCCGAGGAGCGCGGGCTGCGGCTGGGCGCGATCAACTCCAACACCTTCCAGGACGACGCCTACAAGCTGGGCAGCATCTGTCATCCGGACGCGGCCGTGCGGCGCAAGGCGGTCGGGCATCTGCTGGAGTGCGTCGACATCATGGACGCGACCGGGTCCCGGGACCTGAAGCTGTGGTTCGCCGACGGCACCAACTATCCCGGGCAGGACGACATCCGCGCCCGGCAGGACCGGCTCGCCGAGGGGCTGGCCGAGGTGTACGAGCGGCTCGGCGAGGGACATCGGATGCTGCTGGAGTACAAGCTCTTCGAGCCGTCGTTCTACACGACCGACGTGCCGGACTGGGGAACCGCCTACGCGCACTGTCTCAAGCTCGGCGACAAGGCCCGGGTGGTCGTCGACACCGGGCACCACGCTCCGGGGACCAACATCGAGTTCATCGTGGCGACGCTGCTGCGGGAGGGGAAGCTCGGCGGGTTCGACTTCAACTCCCGGTTCTACGCCGACGACGATCTGATGGTGGGGGCGGCCGATCCGTTCCAGCTGTTCCGGATCATGTGCGAGGTGCTGCGCGGGGGCGGGTTCCCGGCCGACGTCGCGTTCATGCTCGATCAGTGTCACAACATCGAGGCGAAGATTCCGGCGATCATCCGCTCGGTGATGAATGTCCAGGAGGCCACGGGCAAGGCACTGCTCGTCGACTGGCCGGCGTTGGCCGAGGCGCAGGCTGCGGGGGATGTGCTGGGCGCGAATGCCGTGTTGATGGACGCGTACGGCACGGATGTGCGGCCGTTGCTGCGTGAGGTGCGGGAGGAGATGGGGCTGGACCCGGATCCGCTTGCCGCGTACGCCCGGTCCGGGTGGGCCGAGAGGATCGTCGCCGAGCGCGTCGGGGGGCAGCAGGCCGGCTGGGGGGCGTGA